The Nostoc sp. 'Lobaria pulmonaria (5183) cyanobiont' genome window below encodes:
- a CDS encoding GGDEF domain-containing response regulator, whose protein sequence is MFAHKILVVEDEKNIASKIRKSLQKLGYLVSEITESGEEAIKKVAETHPHLVLIDICLAGEIDGLHVADIIQNHFHVPVVYLTECSEYKTLHKNQLSEPFSYIVKPFIESDLHFVIEMTLYKHQSKKILYEEKQRLMAIINSMGCAVIVTYANGCIEMMNPIAELITGWKQSEAFGKDLIEVFNLVNKDIGEKIENLATYVIEAGEVFNLPENCTLITKDGKEITIGDNVAPIRDRDGNITGAVLVFQDITKRKQTEVQLIRSAFYDGLTELPNRILFLDRLRQTIERSKRRSDYYFAVLFLDLDGFKEINDRFGHGIGDDFLVAIAKRLESCLRGGDTLARFGGDEFTVLLENIKDITDATNVAKRIQDSLRLPVNLNGYQLSTTASIGITWNFNNYEEPATLLRDADIAMYQAKRQGKATYAIFS, encoded by the coding sequence ATGTTCGCCCACAAAATCCTAGTTGTTGAGGATGAAAAAAATATAGCCTCAAAGATTAGAAAAAGTTTACAAAAATTAGGTTATTTAGTATCAGAAATAACTGAATCTGGTGAGGAGGCAATAAAAAAGGTAGCAGAAACTCATCCACATTTAGTATTAATTGATATCTGTCTAGCTGGAGAAATAGACGGTCTCCACGTAGCGGATATTATCCAGAATCACTTCCATGTACCTGTAGTATATCTAACGGAGTGTTCGGAATATAAAACATTACATAAAAATCAGCTAAGTGAACCTTTTAGTTACATAGTCAAACCATTTATTGAAAGTGATTTACATTTTGTGATTGAAATGACCTTGTACAAACATCAGAGCAAAAAAATATTATATGAAGAAAAACAGAGGTTGATGGCAATTATTAATAGTATGGGTTGTGCAGTGATTGTGACGTATGCAAATGGTTGTATTGAAATGATGAATCCCATAGCAGAACTAATCACTGGTTGGAAGCAAAGTGAAGCGTTCGGGAAAGATTTAATAGAAGTCTTTAACTTAGTTAATAAAGATATAGGAGAAAAAATTGAAAATTTGGCTACTTATGTAATCGAAGCAGGTGAAGTTTTCAATTTACCAGAAAACTGTACATTGATTACCAAGGATGGTAAAGAAATAACGATTGGAGATAATGTTGCACCTATCCGCGATCGAGATGGCAATATTACTGGCGCGGTTTTAGTTTTTCAAGACATCACTAAACGTAAGCAGACAGAGGTGCAACTGATCCGCAGTGCATTTTATGATGGGCTAACAGAATTACCGAATCGTATTTTATTTTTAGATCGGCTCAGACAAACCATTGAACGTAGCAAACGCAGAAGCGATTATTATTTTGCAGTTTTATTTTTGGATTTAGATGGCTTCAAAGAGATTAACGATCGCTTTGGGCATGGAATAGGGGATGATTTTTTAGTAGCGATCGCTAAACGTTTAGAGTCGTGCTTACGTGGTGGCGATACTTTAGCACGATTTGGTGGTGATGAGTTTACTGTTCTTTTGGAGAATATTAAAGACATTACCGACGCTACCAACGTTGCCAAACGTATTCAAGATTCCTTAAGATTGCCAGTCAACCTGAATGGATATCAATTATCTACTACAGCTAGCATTGGTATTACTTGGAATTTTAATAATTATGAGGAGCCTGCAACTCTGCTGCGGGATGCTGATATTGCTATGTACCAAGCTAAACGGCAGGGAAAAGCTACTTATGCCATATTTAGTTAA
- the folB gene encoding dihydroneopterin aldolase, with the protein MDCIHLTGIRGYGYTGYLPEEQVLGQWFEVDVRLWLDISTAAKTDAIEDTLDYRSVISLIQHLIKTSKFVLVEKLVTTIADSILQECDRVTKVQVTLSKPAAPIPDFGGKISIELTKIKSNI; encoded by the coding sequence ATGGACTGCATTCATTTAACGGGAATTCGCGGCTATGGCTACACTGGGTATCTACCAGAAGAACAGGTGCTAGGACAATGGTTTGAGGTGGATGTGAGATTATGGTTGGATATCTCCACAGCGGCCAAGACTGACGCGATCGAAGACACTTTAGATTATCGCAGCGTCATTAGCTTGATACAACATCTGATCAAAACGTCTAAATTTGTTTTGGTGGAGAAATTGGTAACAACGATCGCAGATTCTATCCTCCAAGAGTGCGATCGTGTAACAAAAGTCCAAGTCACTCTCAGCAAACCTGCCGCACCTATTCCAGACTTTGGTGGCAAAATTAGCATTGAACTGACTAAAATCAAGTCCAATATTTAA
- the menD gene encoding 2-succinyl-5-enolpyruvyl-6-hydroxy-3-cyclohexene-1-carboxylic-acid synthase, translated as MFDLMSLAFKNVNQLWAYILTETLKRLGLTCAIICPGSRSTPLAIAFAQQAPEIEAISILDERSAAFFALGQAQATGRPVVLVCTSGTAGANFYSAVIEASYSRVPLLILTTDRPPELRDCHSGQTVDQLRLYGNYPNWQTELALPSADLGMLAYLRQTVIHSWERAQTPTKGPVHLNIPFRDPLAPLPDGTDLSYLQSQFQPEDFFAAITNPCPMLDAQCPMLKEWKECDRGIIIAGVAQPQQPQEYCRAIAQLSQTLKWPVLAEGLSPVRNYAELNPYLISTYDLILRNQQLAKQLAPEMVIQVGEMPTSKELRTWINATQPRRWVIDPSDQNLDPLHGRTTHLRISVEDIKVKERNLSFSSDYLQQWCDAEAKVRLVVDQTMGKIDEIIESKAAWLISQILPPGTPLFIANSMPVRDVEYFWKPNNLGVRSHFNRGANGIDGTLSTALGIAHRQQSSVMLTGDLALLHDTNGFLIRNKFVGHLTIVLINNNGGGIFEMLPIAKFDPPFEEFFGTPQDIDFAQLCATYNVQHELITSWQQLQQRLNMLPTQGIRVLELQTNRKADAKWRQENLRKFAANIVI; from the coding sequence ATGTTTGATTTAATGTCGCTCGCCTTTAAAAATGTTAATCAACTTTGGGCTTATATTTTAACAGAGACCCTAAAGCGGTTGGGACTGACTTGTGCCATCATTTGTCCTGGATCGCGCTCTACACCCCTAGCGATCGCCTTTGCTCAACAAGCACCTGAGATTGAAGCAATTTCCATTCTCGATGAACGTTCCGCCGCCTTTTTTGCCTTGGGACAAGCTCAAGCAACCGGACGACCTGTAGTATTAGTTTGCACCTCTGGTACAGCAGGAGCAAATTTTTATTCAGCAGTCATTGAAGCCTCATATAGTCGCGTCCCATTGTTGATATTAACCACCGATAGACCTCCAGAATTGCGAGATTGTCACTCTGGGCAAACTGTAGATCAATTGAGATTATATGGAAACTACCCAAATTGGCAAACAGAGTTAGCCTTACCCTCCGCCGATCTGGGAATGCTAGCTTATCTGCGACAAACGGTAATTCATAGCTGGGAAAGAGCGCAAACTCCTACAAAGGGGCCAGTACATTTGAATATTCCCTTTCGCGATCCCTTAGCGCCTCTTCCTGATGGAACTGACTTGAGCTATTTGCAATCACAGTTTCAACCAGAAGACTTTTTCGCAGCAATAACAAACCCATGCCCCATGCTCGATGCCCAATGCCCAATGCTCAAAGAATGGAAGGAATGCGATCGCGGCATTATTATTGCAGGTGTTGCCCAACCACAGCAACCACAGGAATATTGTAGAGCGATCGCGCAACTTTCCCAAACTCTCAAATGGCCTGTGCTAGCAGAGGGACTCTCCCCAGTGAGAAATTATGCCGAACTCAACCCTTATTTAATTTCCACTTATGACCTGATTTTGCGAAATCAGCAATTAGCAAAGCAGCTAGCGCCCGAAATGGTGATTCAGGTAGGAGAAATGCCTACGAGTAAAGAACTACGTACCTGGATAAATGCAACCCAACCGCGACGCTGGGTAATTGACCCTAGTGACCAAAACCTCGACCCTTTGCATGGGAGGACGACGCATTTACGGATATCTGTAGAAGACATAAAGGTAAAGGAGAGAAATTTATCTTTCTCCTCAGACTATTTGCAGCAATGGTGTGATGCGGAAGCTAAAGTCAGGTTAGTTGTTGACCAGACGATGGGAAAAATAGATGAAATCATTGAGAGTAAAGCAGCTTGGTTAATTTCTCAGATTTTACCGCCCGGAACGCCTCTGTTTATTGCCAATAGTATGCCTGTGCGGGATGTGGAATATTTCTGGAAACCGAATAATTTAGGAGTGCGATCGCACTTTAACCGGGGTGCAAATGGCATAGATGGCACATTATCCACTGCTTTAGGAATTGCCCATCGCCAGCAAAGTAGTGTGATGTTAACGGGAGATTTGGCTCTGTTACATGACACCAATGGTTTTTTAATCCGCAATAAGTTTGTCGGACATCTGACGATTGTGTTAATCAATAATAATGGCGGTGGTATTTTTGAAATGTTACCCATCGCCAAATTTGACCCACCATTTGAAGAGTTTTTTGGTACTCCTCAGGATATTGATTTCGCTCAGTTGTGCGCTACTTATAATGTGCAGCATGAATTGATTACTTCTTGGCAGCAATTGCAACAAAGATTAAATATGCTCCCAACTCAGGGAATTCGGGTTTTAGAGTTGCAGACAAATCGCAAAGCTGATGCTAAGTGGCGACAAGAGAATTTAAGAAAGTTTGCTGCAAACATTGTAATATGA
- a CDS encoding DUF2887 domain-containing protein, translating to MRRDTIFYKLFKQFPGLLFELVDEPPAEAENYQFESVEVKETAFRIDGVFLPPANAVSKTVFFAEVQFQKDEDLYHRFFSELFLFLYRHSIRYDDWFGVIIFGSRSLEPSSSSIHRALLESGQVRRVYLDELGDLRQQPLGLGLMLLTNVTSETEAVEGARFLLEQARQQSEQAIIDLVTTIIVYKFSNLSREEIQAMLGLNLEEPRAIREAKEEGERTIVLRQLNRRVGNIPDALLSQIQGLSVEELEALGDALLDFSTLADLSGWLQGEVSG from the coding sequence ATGCGACGTGACACCATCTTCTATAAATTATTTAAGCAATTTCCCGGTTTGCTGTTTGAATTAGTAGATGAACCACCCGCAGAAGCGGAAAACTACCAGTTTGAATCAGTTGAAGTGAAAGAAACGGCGTTTCGGATTGATGGAGTGTTTTTACCTCCCGCGAATGCAGTTTCCAAAACCGTCTTTTTTGCTGAAGTGCAGTTTCAGAAGGACGAAGACTTATATCACCGCTTCTTTAGTGAATTGTTTTTGTTTCTCTACCGCCACTCTATCCGTTACGATGACTGGTTTGGGGTAATAATTTTTGGCTCTCGCAGCCTGGAACCTTCTTCCTCTTCGATTCACCGCGCTTTGTTGGAAAGTGGTCAAGTCAGGCGGGTTTATCTGGATGAGTTGGGGGATTTGCGACAACAACCTTTGGGATTGGGTTTGATGTTGCTGACAAATGTTACTTCTGAAACAGAAGCAGTGGAAGGGGCGCGGTTTTTACTGGAGCAAGCACGGCAACAGTCGGAGCAAGCGATAATTGATTTGGTGACGACGATTATCGTCTACAAGTTTTCTAACCTTAGTCGAGAGGAGATTCAAGCGATGTTGGGACTGAATTTGGAAGAACCACGGGCTATTCGGGAAGCGAAGGAAGAAGGAGAAAGAACGATCGTTTTACGACAATTAAATCGGCGGGTGGGTAATATTCCTGATGCGCTGCTGTCCCAGATTCAAGGGTTATCGGTGGAAGAGTTAGAAGCTTTAGGTGATGCGTTGTTGGATTTCTCTACTCTTGCTGATTTGTCAGGATGGTTACAAGGTGAAGTAAGCGGGTAA
- the menB gene encoding 1,4-dihydroxy-2-naphthoyl-CoA synthase codes for MQINWQTAKTYEDILYQKTDGIAKITINRPHKRNAFRPETVFELYDAFCNAREDTTIGVVLFTGYGPHTDGKYAFCSGGDQSVRGHAGYLDDTGIPRLNVLDLQRLIRSMPKVVIALVAGYAIGGGHVLHLICDLTIAADNAIFGQTGPKVGSFDGGFGASYLARVVGQKKAREIWFLCRQYDAQQALEMGLINCVVPVEQLETEGVQWAQEILEKSPIAIRCLKAAFNADCDGQAGLQELAGNATLLYYMTEEGSEGKQAFLEKRPPDFRSFPWLP; via the coding sequence ATGCAAATTAACTGGCAAACCGCCAAAACCTACGAAGACATCCTGTATCAAAAAACTGATGGCATTGCGAAAATTACCATCAACCGTCCCCATAAACGCAATGCTTTTCGTCCTGAAACCGTTTTTGAACTGTACGACGCTTTCTGTAATGCTCGTGAAGATACTACTATTGGTGTTGTCCTATTTACTGGTTATGGTCCACACACTGATGGCAAATATGCCTTCTGTTCTGGTGGCGATCAAAGCGTGCGGGGACATGCGGGTTATCTGGATGATACTGGCATCCCTCGGTTGAATGTACTGGACTTACAACGGCTGATTCGTTCGATGCCGAAAGTGGTGATTGCCCTTGTCGCCGGATATGCGATCGGTGGTGGACATGTCCTACATTTAATTTGCGACCTTACCATTGCTGCCGATAACGCCATTTTTGGACAGACTGGCCCGAAAGTCGGCAGTTTCGATGGTGGTTTTGGAGCCAGCTATCTCGCCCGCGTTGTGGGACAAAAAAAAGCTAGAGAAATTTGGTTTCTCTGCCGCCAATATGATGCACAACAAGCGCTAGAAATGGGCTTAATTAATTGCGTTGTCCCAGTCGAACAACTAGAAACTGAAGGGGTTCAATGGGCGCAGGAGATTTTAGAAAAAAGTCCGATCGCAATTCGGTGTCTCAAAGCCGCGTTCAACGCTGATTGTGACGGACAAGCTGGTTTACAAGAACTCGCTGGCAATGCCACCCTACTCTATTACATGACAGAAGAAGGGTCTGAGGGCAAACAAGCCTTTCTCGAAAAGCGTCCACCAGATTTTCGCTCTTTTCCTTGGTTGCCTTAG
- a CDS encoding DUF721 domain-containing protein, with the protein MSLKSINDLLRILEKQAKWQEQPFQRLLKCWAEVVGPVVAANTRPLSIQRDVLSVATSSAAWAQNLTFGRTSLLLKLNKKLPTPLVDIRFSTAGWQNPLVERKEQQSVSPHEHPSYLGDEINRPDATPTKDVNAAFGHWTKIMRSRSHGLPLCPQCQSPTPPGELQRWEVCSVCAAKQFSKQNS; encoded by the coding sequence ATGTCGTTGAAATCAATTAATGATCTTTTAAGGATTCTGGAAAAGCAGGCCAAATGGCAGGAGCAGCCATTTCAACGCCTGCTCAAGTGTTGGGCAGAAGTTGTTGGGCCAGTGGTTGCCGCAAATACTCGACCATTGTCGATTCAGCGCGATGTTTTGTCGGTAGCAACTTCTAGTGCTGCTTGGGCGCAAAACCTGACTTTTGGTCGCACATCTCTACTTTTAAAGTTGAATAAAAAGCTGCCAACGCCTTTGGTTGATATTCGCTTCTCTACTGCTGGCTGGCAGAATCCGTTGGTGGAAAGAAAAGAGCAACAATCGGTTTCGCCCCATGAGCATCCCAGTTACCTTGGTGATGAGATTAACCGCCCTGATGCTACACCCACTAAGGATGTGAATGCCGCTTTTGGACATTGGACGAAGATCATGCGATCGCGATCGCATGGCTTACCCCTTTGTCCCCAATGTCAATCTCCCACCCCACCCGGTGAACTCCAGCGCTGGGAAGTCTGTTCTGTCTGTGCTGCTAAACAGTTTTCAAAGCAAAATAGTTGA
- a CDS encoding PspA/IM30 family protein, giving the protein MELIKRILRVIRANLNSLVGGAEDPEKILEQAVLEMQENLVQLRQGVAQAIATQKRTERQAAAAQSQTEEWYRRAQLALQQGNEPLAREALTRRQAYKETTTALFSQIEQQNEIVARLKKDMRSLELKISEAKTKKDMYIARARSAEASYRLQEMLGGVSATSSLSAFERMEEKVSQIEAQSEAIAQLSSDDLETQFTSLESNDVDTELAAMKVQVFKQSENTQHNSLLIEESQKTGQPTQQQLPKTQDS; this is encoded by the coding sequence ATGGAATTAATCAAGCGTATCCTGCGGGTGATTCGCGCTAATCTCAATAGTTTGGTCGGTGGTGCAGAAGATCCAGAAAAGATTTTGGAGCAAGCTGTCCTGGAAATGCAGGAAAATCTGGTGCAGTTGCGGCAGGGTGTAGCACAAGCGATCGCTACTCAGAAACGTACTGAACGACAAGCAGCGGCTGCCCAGTCTCAAACGGAAGAATGGTATCGTCGCGCTCAATTGGCCCTGCAACAAGGCAACGAACCTCTAGCACGCGAAGCTTTGACTAGGCGCCAAGCCTATAAAGAAACCACTACAGCCCTCTTTTCGCAGATAGAGCAGCAAAACGAGATAGTCGCTAGGCTCAAAAAGGATATGCGATCGCTAGAGTTAAAAATTTCCGAGGCGAAAACTAAAAAAGATATGTATATTGCCCGCGCCCGTTCTGCTGAAGCGTCTTATCGCCTCCAAGAAATGCTCGGCGGAGTTTCTGCTACTAGCAGTCTGAGTGCCTTTGAGCGTATGGAAGAAAAAGTTTCACAGATAGAAGCTCAATCAGAAGCCATAGCTCAACTTAGTAGCGACGACTTGGAAACACAATTTACTTCTTTGGAATCTAATGATGTAGATACCGAATTAGCAGCGATGAAGGTGCAGGTTTTCAAGCAGTCAGAAAACACACAGCACAACAGTCTCCTTATTGAGGAGAGCCAAAAGACAGGGCAGCCTACTCAACAGCAGTTACCCAAAACTCAGGATTCTTGA
- a CDS encoding PspA/IM30 family protein, with product MGLFDRIKRVVSSNLNDLVNKAEDPEKMLEQAILEMQEDLVQLRQGVAQTIAAQKRSEKQYNDAQNEINKWQRNAQLALQKGDENLARQALERKKTYTDTSTALKASLDTQSTQVDTLKRNLIQLESKISEAKTKKEMLRARITTAKAQEQLQGMVRGMNTSSAMSAFERMEEKVLMQESRAQALGELAGADLETQFAQLEGGSDVDDELAALKAQMLPPATPQSQPQLPPQQQTTAPKSNEVVDAELDSLRKQLDQL from the coding sequence ATGGGATTATTCGATCGCATTAAGCGAGTAGTTAGTTCTAACCTCAACGACCTGGTTAACAAAGCCGAAGACCCCGAAAAAATGCTAGAGCAAGCCATCCTGGAAATGCAGGAAGACTTGGTGCAGCTGCGTCAGGGAGTAGCACAGACGATCGCCGCCCAAAAACGCAGTGAGAAACAGTACAATGATGCCCAAAATGAAATCAATAAGTGGCAACGCAATGCCCAACTGGCACTGCAAAAAGGTGATGAGAACTTAGCACGACAAGCTCTAGAGCGCAAGAAAACTTATACTGACACCAGCACAGCGCTGAAAGCTAGTTTAGATACGCAAAGTACTCAAGTTGACACCCTCAAGCGCAACTTAATCCAGCTGGAAAGCAAGATTTCTGAAGCTAAAACCAAGAAAGAAATGCTCAGAGCTAGAATCACCACTGCCAAAGCCCAAGAGCAACTCCAAGGTATGGTGCGTGGGATGAATACCAGCAGTGCAATGTCTGCCTTCGAGCGGATGGAAGAAAAAGTCTTGATGCAAGAATCCCGGGCCCAGGCACTAGGAGAGTTGGCAGGTGCAGATTTAGAAACCCAATTTGCCCAGTTGGAAGGTGGTAGTGATGTTGATGATGAATTGGCAGCTTTGAAAGCACAAATGCTACCACCGGCTACTCCACAAAGTCAACCCCAACTGCCACCGCAACAACAAACTACTGCTCCTAAATCTAATGAGGTGGTTGATGCCGAATTAGATTCCCTACGCAAGCAATTGGATCAACTGTAA
- a CDS encoding thioredoxin family protein, with amino-acid sequence MSKAVITITDAEFETEVLKAEQPVLVYFWASWCGPCQLMSPAINSAASEYSDRLKVVKMEIDPNPLTVKQYQVEGVPALRLFQDQEVLISTEGVIGKEKLFALLDTHLNSN; translated from the coding sequence ATGAGTAAGGCTGTAATCACCATAACCGATGCTGAGTTTGAAACCGAAGTGTTAAAAGCCGAGCAGCCTGTATTAGTTTATTTTTGGGCTTCCTGGTGTGGGCCTTGTCAATTGATGTCGCCCGCGATTAACTCAGCTGCCAGCGAATATAGCGATCGCCTCAAAGTCGTTAAAATGGAAATTGACCCCAACCCACTCACTGTTAAGCAGTATCAAGTGGAAGGTGTACCCGCCCTCAGACTATTTCAAGACCAGGAGGTTTTGATATCCACCGAGGGAGTCATCGGCAAAGAGAAATTATTTGCTCTCCTAGATACCCACTTAAATAGTAATTAG